The Streptomyces sp. NBC_00162 sequence CAGAGCTCCGGCCCTGCGAGCTCGAAGGCCTCCTGGTCGAGGGCCGTGCGGAGGCGCTGTTCGGCGAGGCCGGCGTAGTGGTCGGAGAGCTCGACGCCGATGAAGTGGCGGCCTTCCTTCAGTGCGGCAACGCCGGTGGAGCCCGATCCGGTGAAGGGGTCGAGGACGGTGCCTCCGGGCGGGCAGACCTGGACGAGCTGCTGCATGACCTCGACCGGCTTCTGGGTGATGTGCACGCGGTCCTTGCGGGGCTGGGACGCGATGTAGTGGCCGGGCAGATAGAGACCTCGGGTGTTGTCGAGGCTTCCCTTGACGCCCCAGACGATGAACTCCGAGTCCTGCTTCGGACCGCCCTTGCGGGGCCGGGAGGCCGGCTTGATCCAGGGGATGGTGCCGGACCAGGTCCAGCCGGCCATCTGGAGGGCATCGGTGGTGGTCGGTTCCTGCCTCCAGTCGGTGAAGACCATCGCCACCGCGTGTTCTCGGGACGCCCGGTACGACTCGGTGAGCAGGTCGGTCAGCCAGGCGCGGTACGAGCGCTGGTCGCGGTTCTCGCCGGGGAAGTTCTGCAGGTCGTGCTTGGCGTCGCCGCTGGTGTACTTCGCGCGGGCGGTCCGCCCGGTTCGGTCCGAGCTGGTGCGGCCGCCCGAGTTGTAGGGCGGATCGGTGATCACTGCGTCCACGCTCGCGTCCGGCAGGGATTTGAGGACGGTGAGCGCATCTCCTCGGTGCAGCGTGTACGACACAGGCGCGGCCTTTCATTCATCTTGCGGTCGGTCGCGATCCCGGATCTGTTTTGGAATCTGGGAGTACGCACCGGGGATTACCCCTCCGTAGAGCATCGGGCGGCGCTCTCGTGGGTTTGGTGCGGTGGAGGTTAACCGACTTCCCCAGCCATGCCGATTGAGCCCGCGCTCCCCTCGAAGACGGACCTGCACGAATTCTCAGCCTGCTTGGTGCGGCCGGATTCCGTCTCTACAGTCTCGCCGAGTTCAAGCCGTGGAGCTGCTGGAGATTCGGAAGGACGTATCTCTCATGTGCCGAATGAGATTACGAGCGCGGCTGGCTGCCGCGCGCCAACACCAGGGACGTAGATGAGAGTTAGCCGCTCCCCTGCGTCATCACCGCCTCTTGGCCCACTGAGGCCGAGCATTCACGACCAGTGCGGCACCGGTGGCCTTTCGACGAGAACTCCGGTGCTGCCCTGTCTACGAGTAAGGAGCTGCGAATGCAGCTTGCCCGGGCACGTCCAACTCCTTGGCCCAGGCTCCGGCGTCAGCGAGCATCCGGCGGTCACCCGTGATCAAGGTTGCCGCGATAGCCAGCGCGGTAGCGGTCGCTCCACTGATCCTGATCGCGCCGCTCACTGTTGCTCTGATCGGCTCCTCGAACGCACAGGCTGCCTGCGGTGACCAACAGGGTGTCGATGCGGCCGCGGTGGTCGGGCAGGTGGAGTCGGTCCTCAAGGGCAGCAGCAGCGATTCAGTGTCCGTGCCTGGCCTGGACGATCCCAAGGAACAGATCCCGAACGCCAAGGCGATCCAGGCGACCGGCGTAGCGATGAGGGTGCCCGTTCGCGGGCAGATCGTCGCGCTGGCCACCGCCCTGCAGGAGTCGGGGCTCCGGAACCTCGACCACGGAGACAGGGACTCGCTGGGACTGTTCCAGCAGCGCCCTTCGCAGGGCTGGG is a genomic window containing:
- a CDS encoding DNA-methyltransferase; protein product: MSYTLHRGDALTVLKSLPDASVDAVITDPPYNSGGRTSSDRTGRTARAKYTSGDAKHDLQNFPGENRDQRSYRAWLTDLLTESYRASREHAVAMVFTDWRQEPTTTDALQMAGWTWSGTIPWIKPASRPRKGGPKQDSEFIVWGVKGSLDNTRGLYLPGHYIASQPRKDRVHITQKPVEVMQQLVQVCPPGGTVLDPFTGSGSTGVAALKEGRHFIGVELSDHYAGLAEQRLRTALDQEAFELAGPEL